A genomic window from Micromonospora violae includes:
- a CDS encoding polyprenyl synthetase family protein, which translates to MVDSVVNPAGERSGASGSGGRRGQASMSQFGALGLNLADPRVEASVLGLLDTVEVELRGSVASADPFVTEAARHLVEAGGKRFRPLLVALGAQFGDPTGAQVVPAAVVMELTHLATLYHDDVMDEAAVRRGAPSANSRWTNSVAILVGDYLFARAADIAADLGPEAVRLQARTFARLVHGQIAETVGPRAGDDPVAHYLHVIAEKTGSLIATSARFGGMFGGAAPEHVEALAGYGETIGVAFQLSDDLLDIASESVQSGKTPGTDLREGVPTLPVLYAREADDSDASSVRLREILATGPLTDDALHAEALGLLRESPALKRARETVRSFAEEARGQLAPLPDGPSRSALESLCDYIADRTS; encoded by the coding sequence ATGGTTGATAGCGTGGTGAATCCGGCGGGCGAGCGTTCAGGTGCCTCCGGCTCCGGCGGTCGGCGGGGTCAGGCGAGCATGAGTCAGTTCGGCGCGCTTGGCCTCAACCTCGCCGATCCCCGTGTCGAGGCGTCCGTGCTGGGCCTGCTCGACACGGTCGAGGTCGAGTTGCGGGGCAGCGTTGCCAGCGCCGATCCGTTCGTCACCGAGGCTGCCCGGCACCTCGTCGAGGCCGGCGGGAAGCGGTTCCGGCCGCTGCTGGTGGCGCTCGGCGCCCAGTTCGGTGACCCGACCGGCGCGCAGGTGGTGCCGGCCGCCGTGGTGATGGAGCTCACTCACCTCGCCACCCTCTACCACGACGATGTGATGGACGAGGCCGCTGTCCGTCGGGGCGCGCCGAGCGCGAACTCCCGCTGGACCAACTCGGTCGCCATCCTGGTCGGCGACTACCTCTTCGCCCGCGCGGCGGACATCGCCGCGGACCTGGGCCCCGAGGCGGTCCGGTTGCAGGCGCGTACCTTCGCCCGGCTGGTGCACGGCCAGATCGCGGAGACCGTGGGGCCGCGCGCCGGCGACGACCCGGTGGCCCACTACCTGCACGTGATCGCCGAGAAGACCGGCTCGCTGATCGCCACCTCGGCCCGGTTCGGCGGCATGTTCGGTGGTGCCGCCCCGGAGCACGTGGAGGCCCTCGCCGGGTACGGCGAGACGATCGGTGTCGCGTTCCAACTCTCCGACGATCTGCTGGACATCGCCTCCGAGTCGGTGCAGTCGGGCAAGACCCCGGGCACCGACCTGCGCGAGGGTGTCCCGACGCTGCCGGTGCTCTACGCCCGCGAGGCGGACGACTCCGACGCGTCGTCGGTGCGGCTGCGGGAGATCCTGGCGACCGGCCCGTTGACCGACGACGCTCTGCACGCCGAGGCGTTGGGGCTGCTCCGGGAGAGCCCGGCGCTGAAGCGGGCCCGGGAAACTGTGCGCAGCTTCGCCGAGGAGGCCCGCGGGCAGCTCGCCCCGCTGCCGGACGGCCCGTCCCGCAGCGCGCTCGAGTCGCTCTGCGACTACATCGCCGACCGCACCAGCTGA
- a CDS encoding MFS transporter, producing the protein MTDTSITPGPATARPHPIRASAGAVVTTVACVLPVFLLGGLAVQMGTDLGFSPAGLGLAVSVYFGVSALASVPSGRLVERYGPALVARCGILLSAGSMLAVAAFARSYPVLVGLLALSAAANALGQLASNAALAQHVPARRQGLSFGVKQAAIPVSTLLAGAAVPTIALTAGWRWAFVAAAVAALTALPAVPRQVRGLARRAGATRAGRATTALVVVGAAATLASGAANALGTFLVDSAAARGLTPGLAGLTLTLGSAVCVVARVGAGWLADRRETGHVALIAAMLLVGAVGLGLLALTGSAPLVVGVVLGFGLGWAWPGLMNFAVVRLHPQSPAAATSITQTGVYAGGCLGPLSLGPVAAHLGYPAMWTIAAVAMLLAAALMLVGSRLLTRAAVSPGAGQLVRSAM; encoded by the coding sequence ATGACCGACACCTCCATCACCCCAGGTCCAGCCACCGCCAGACCCCACCCGATCCGGGCGAGCGCCGGCGCAGTCGTCACCACCGTGGCCTGCGTACTCCCGGTCTTCCTGCTCGGCGGTCTCGCCGTGCAGATGGGCACGGACCTCGGCTTCTCGCCGGCCGGGCTGGGCCTGGCCGTCTCCGTCTACTTCGGGGTCAGCGCACTGGCCTCGGTGCCCTCCGGCCGCCTGGTCGAGCGGTACGGACCGGCCCTGGTCGCCCGCTGCGGCATCCTGCTGTCCGCCGGGTCGATGCTGGCCGTGGCCGCGTTCGCCCGGTCGTACCCGGTGCTGGTCGGCCTGCTGGCGCTCAGCGCCGCGGCGAACGCGCTCGGCCAGTTGGCCAGCAACGCGGCGCTGGCCCAGCACGTGCCGGCCCGGCGGCAGGGGCTGTCGTTCGGTGTCAAGCAGGCCGCCATTCCGGTCTCCACCCTGCTGGCCGGGGCGGCCGTGCCCACCATCGCGTTGACCGCCGGCTGGCGTTGGGCGTTCGTGGCCGCCGCGGTGGCCGCGTTGACGGCGCTGCCCGCCGTACCCCGGCAGGTGCGCGGCCTGGCCCGACGGGCCGGCGCCACCCGGGCCGGGCGGGCGACGACGGCGCTGGTGGTGGTCGGCGCGGCGGCGACGTTGGCCTCGGGCGCGGCCAACGCGCTCGGCACCTTCCTGGTGGACTCCGCCGCGGCCCGGGGTCTGACGCCGGGCCTCGCCGGCCTCACCCTGACCCTGGGCAGCGCGGTCTGCGTGGTGGCCCGGGTGGGCGCGGGCTGGTTGGCCGACCGCCGCGAGACCGGCCACGTCGCCCTCATCGCCGCGATGCTGCTGGTCGGCGCGGTGGGGCTGGGCCTGCTCGCGTTGACCGGCTCGGCACCGCTGGTGGTCGGCGTGGTGCTCGGCTTCGGCCTGGGCTGGGCCTGGCCCGGCCTGATGAACTTCGCGGTGGTCCGGCTGCACCCACAGTCACCGGCCGCCGCCACCTCGATCACCCAGACCGGGGTGTACGCGGGTGGCTGTCTCGGCCCGTTGAGCCTGGGCCCGGTCGCCGCTCACCTCGGCTACCCGGCGATGTGGACCATCGCGGCCGTGGCGATGCTGCTCGCCGCCGCGCTGATGCTCGTCGGCAGCCGGCTGTTGACCCGCGCCGCCGTGAGCCCGGGGGCGGGTCAGCTGGTGCGGTCGGCGATGTAG
- a CDS encoding IclR family transcriptional regulator, whose protein sequence is MRDPLAEPSDLIRSVSRALRVLESVGRAPKGLTVKQIARRCELTVATTYHLVRTLAYEGYVIRREDGTYIVGLEVADRYRELVTAFRGPPAVGETLRRAALDTGYSHYLGRFVGGQVALTAVAEGHRSPYLEDLVPGFDEGAHATALGKSLLATLTTDQRYRYLREYGMRPFTSATLTTAESFEADLAAGDRRGMQLELGQFRQGVACAAVLVAPDKDMERRTVLACALPASEMMTSARVVRAKLLAAARSVADGIASEN, encoded by the coding sequence GTGCGCGACCCCTTGGCAGAACCTTCGGACCTGATTCGCAGCGTGTCCCGAGCGCTACGGGTGCTGGAGTCGGTCGGTCGCGCCCCGAAGGGCCTGACCGTCAAGCAGATCGCCCGGCGCTGCGAGCTGACCGTGGCCACCACCTACCACCTGGTCCGCACCCTCGCCTACGAGGGCTACGTGATCCGTCGTGAGGACGGCACGTACATCGTGGGGTTGGAGGTGGCCGACCGGTACCGGGAGCTGGTGACGGCGTTCCGGGGCCCGCCAGCGGTCGGTGAGACGCTGCGGCGGGCCGCCCTGGACACCGGCTACAGCCACTACCTCGGTCGGTTCGTCGGCGGCCAGGTGGCCCTCACCGCGGTCGCCGAGGGGCACCGCTCGCCCTACCTGGAGGATCTGGTCCCCGGTTTCGACGAGGGTGCGCACGCCACCGCTCTCGGCAAGTCGCTGCTGGCCACCCTCACCACCGATCAGCGCTACCGCTACCTGCGCGAGTACGGCATGCGACCGTTCACCTCCGCCACGCTGACCACCGCCGAGAGTTTCGAGGCCGACCTGGCTGCCGGCGACCGGCGCGGCATGCAGCTGGAGCTGGGGCAGTTCCGGCAGGGGGTGGCCTGCGCCGCGGTGCTCGTCGCACCGGACAAGGACATGGAACGCCGGACCGTGCTGGCCTGCGCGTTGCCGGCCAGCGAGATGATGACCTCCGCCCGAGTGGTGCGAGCCAAGCTGCTCGCCGCGGCTCGCAGCGTGGCCGACGGCATCGCCTCCGAGAACTGA
- a CDS encoding PhoX family protein produces MSDRPRLLPLLTGARHGTRDAMTCLYRCGNACDHPVPNTSDNPYFGDVVNAEMSRRGVVRAGAVGALVLGLGGAAAGALAGAAPAVAAPATTPDVPEAFGFGRPSTGVGSGALTFKPIPPNKLDTLVVPNGYDHAVVIKWGDPVLPGAPEFNLHHQTAAAQSKQFGYNNDFVGVLPLDKQGKRALLVVNHEYTNEDLMFPGFPGLDGLSVEQLRTAMAAHGMSVVELERVAGTGQWQPVSKGPRPYNRRVTALSTKFDLTGPAAGSAWLKTAADPKGRTVVGTLNNCAGGVTPWGTVLSGEENFNQYFVGADAAPAELKPKLDRYGISTASRYPSGSRKWERADERFDLAKHPNEAHRFGWIVEIDPFDPESRPRKHTAMGRFKHEGANVIVAKDGHVVAYMGDDERFDYLYKFVSEKKFMKGNSWAARKHNLTLLESGTLYVAKLDQSSAAEIDGSGKLPTDGAFNGRGRWIRLVSGNRSFVDGMTAADVLTFTRLAGDKVGATKMDRPEDVEPSLLTGKVYVALTNNTNRGVGSNPKADEANPRTANKHGQILELVEDRNDNAAETFAWSLPIVCGDPTDPSTFFAGYDKAQVSPISCPDNVAFDATGNLWISTDGNALGSNDGLFATAVEGPQRGHLKQFLTVPLGAETCGPFITGDNRSLFVAVQHPGEISGASVENPASNWPDGDYAKPGVVVTWRLDGGPVGS; encoded by the coding sequence ATGAGCGACCGCCCCCGGCTGCTCCCCCTGTTGACCGGCGCCCGCCACGGCACCCGTGACGCCATGACCTGTCTGTACCGGTGCGGAAACGCCTGTGACCACCCGGTTCCGAACACCTCCGACAACCCGTACTTCGGCGACGTGGTGAACGCCGAGATGTCCCGGCGTGGCGTGGTCCGGGCCGGCGCGGTGGGCGCGCTGGTCCTCGGTCTCGGCGGCGCGGCGGCCGGTGCGCTCGCCGGTGCGGCCCCGGCAGTGGCCGCGCCGGCCACCACCCCGGACGTCCCGGAGGCCTTCGGTTTCGGCCGCCCGAGCACCGGAGTCGGCAGCGGAGCGCTGACCTTCAAGCCGATCCCACCGAACAAGTTGGACACCCTCGTCGTGCCGAACGGCTACGACCACGCCGTGGTGATCAAGTGGGGTGACCCGGTGCTGCCGGGCGCACCGGAGTTCAACCTGCACCACCAGACCGCCGCCGCGCAGTCCAAGCAGTTCGGTTACAACAACGACTTCGTGGGTGTGCTGCCGCTGGACAAGCAGGGCAAGCGGGCGCTGCTCGTGGTCAACCACGAGTACACCAACGAGGACCTGATGTTCCCGGGCTTCCCCGGCCTGGACGGGCTCTCCGTGGAGCAGCTACGCACCGCCATGGCCGCGCACGGCATGTCGGTGGTGGAGCTCGAGCGGGTCGCGGGCACCGGGCAGTGGCAGCCAGTCAGCAAGGGACCCCGGCCGTACAACCGGCGGGTCACCGCACTGAGCACCAAGTTCGACCTCACCGGGCCGGCCGCCGGCTCCGCCTGGCTGAAGACCGCCGCCGACCCCAAGGGTCGTACCGTCGTCGGCACCCTGAACAACTGCGCCGGTGGCGTGACCCCGTGGGGCACCGTGCTCTCCGGCGAGGAGAACTTCAACCAGTACTTCGTGGGCGCCGACGCGGCCCCGGCCGAGCTGAAGCCGAAGCTGGACCGCTACGGCATCAGCACCGCCAGCCGCTACCCCAGCGGCAGCCGCAAGTGGGAGCGCGCCGACGAGCGCTTCGACCTGGCGAAGCACCCCAACGAGGCGCACCGATTCGGCTGGATCGTCGAGATCGACCCGTTCGACCCGGAGAGCCGCCCGCGCAAGCACACCGCGATGGGCCGGTTCAAGCACGAGGGTGCCAACGTGATCGTCGCGAAGGACGGCCACGTGGTCGCGTACATGGGCGACGACGAGCGGTTCGACTACCTCTACAAGTTCGTCTCAGAGAAGAAGTTCATGAAGGGCAACTCCTGGGCTGCCCGCAAGCACAACCTGACCCTGCTGGAGTCCGGCACGCTCTACGTGGCGAAGCTCGACCAGAGCAGCGCCGCCGAGATCGACGGCTCGGGCAAGCTCCCCACCGACGGCGCCTTCAACGGCCGGGGTCGCTGGATCAGGCTGGTCAGCGGCAACCGGTCGTTCGTCGACGGGATGACCGCCGCGGACGTGCTCACCTTCACCCGGCTCGCCGGTGACAAGGTCGGCGCGACCAAGATGGACCGCCCCGAGGACGTCGAGCCGAGCCTGCTCACCGGCAAGGTGTACGTGGCGTTGACCAACAACACCAACCGCGGCGTCGGCAGCAACCCGAAGGCGGACGAGGCCAACCCGCGCACCGCCAACAAGCACGGGCAGATCCTGGAGCTGGTCGAGGACCGCAACGACAACGCGGCGGAGACCTTCGCCTGGTCGCTGCCGATCGTCTGCGGCGACCCGACCGACCCGTCGACCTTCTTCGCCGGGTACGACAAGGCCCAGGTGTCCCCGATCTCCTGCCCGGACAACGTCGCCTTCGACGCCACCGGCAACCTCTGGATCTCCACCGACGGCAACGCGCTGGGCAGCAACGACGGCCTGTTCGCCACCGCCGTGGAGGGTCCGCAGCGGGGTCACCTCAAGCAGTTCCTGACCGTGCCGCTCGGCGCGGAGACCTGCGGCCCGTTCATCACCGGCGACAACCGTTCGCTCTTCGTCGCGGTGCAGCACCCGGGCGAGATCAGCGGCGCTTCGGTGGAGAACCCGGCCTCGAACTGGCCGGACGGTGACTACGCCAAGCCGGGCGTGGTGGTCACCTGGCGCCTCGACGGCGGCCCGGTGGGCAGCTGA
- a CDS encoding sigma-70 family RNA polymerase sigma factor has translation MSDHDAQLLRALHDEHAEALYAHALRLVNGDRQRAEDLVQETLLRAWRHPESLDPRRGSVRSWLFTTARNLAIDAWRRRSTRVGEVFTDDLPEPPEVIDEAERAVEAWTVAEALNRLSPTHREVLVECFYQGRSVAEAASRLGVPPGTVKSRTHYALRSLRLVLAEMGVTG, from the coding sequence ATCAGCGACCACGACGCCCAACTGCTGCGCGCGCTGCACGACGAGCACGCGGAGGCGCTGTACGCCCATGCCCTGCGGCTGGTCAACGGGGACCGACAGCGGGCCGAGGACCTGGTACAGGAGACGCTGCTGCGGGCCTGGCGACATCCGGAGTCACTCGACCCGCGGCGTGGATCGGTGCGGTCCTGGCTGTTCACCACCGCCCGCAACCTGGCGATCGACGCCTGGCGGCGGCGATCCACCCGGGTCGGCGAGGTGTTCACCGACGATCTGCCCGAACCGCCCGAGGTGATCGACGAGGCCGAACGGGCGGTGGAGGCGTGGACCGTCGCCGAGGCGCTGAACCGGCTCAGCCCGACCCACCGGGAAGTGCTGGTGGAGTGCTTCTATCAGGGGCGGTCGGTGGCCGAGGCGGCATCCCGCTTGGGCGTGCCGCCAGGGACCGTGAAGTCCCGCACCCACTACGCGCTGCGGTCTCTACGGTTGGTCCTGGCCGAGATGGGGGTGACGGGATGA
- a CDS encoding anti-sigma factor family protein: MTRCEFAYDDGAYVLGALAPAERAAYERHLGGCASCREAVAEIAVLPGLLGRLDPAGLEQILPPPAPPRVPALLDEARRRRRRERSADRRRYALTTLAAAGLALLVGVGTAVALPRPVSPSRPSGAQGTPAPQVSMVAMRPVAAAGPVHADLGLTGTKWGTEVTMRCGYDARTSYGKAYPFRLVARGPNGATEQIGSWLAAPGDDLSFTGATRFTDAELVSVELQKADGTPLLTYAVP; the protein is encoded by the coding sequence ATGACCCGGTGCGAGTTCGCCTACGACGACGGCGCGTACGTGCTGGGTGCCCTGGCCCCGGCCGAGCGGGCGGCCTACGAGCGACACCTCGGCGGCTGCGCCTCGTGCCGGGAGGCGGTCGCCGAGATCGCCGTCCTGCCCGGGTTGCTCGGGCGTCTCGACCCGGCCGGGCTGGAGCAGATCCTGCCGCCGCCGGCCCCGCCCCGGGTGCCCGCGCTGCTCGACGAGGCCCGTCGGCGTCGTCGTCGGGAACGCTCCGCGGACCGGCGACGGTACGCGCTGACCACACTGGCCGCCGCCGGCCTGGCGCTGCTGGTCGGTGTGGGTACCGCCGTGGCGCTGCCTCGACCGGTCAGCCCTTCCAGGCCCTCCGGTGCGCAGGGCACCCCGGCGCCGCAGGTGTCGATGGTGGCGATGCGACCGGTGGCCGCCGCCGGGCCGGTGCACGCCGACCTCGGGCTCACCGGCACCAAGTGGGGCACGGAGGTGACCATGCGCTGCGGGTACGACGCGCGGACGAGCTACGGCAAGGCGTACCCGTTCCGGCTGGTGGCGCGCGGCCCGAACGGTGCCACCGAGCAGATCGGCTCCTGGTTGGCGGCCCCGGGCGACGACCTCAGCTTCACCGGCGCCACCCGGTTCACCGACGCCGAGCTGGTAAGCGTGGAGTTACAGAAAGCCGACGGCACCCCCCTACTCACCTACGCCGTCCCATAA
- the rarD gene encoding EamA family transporter RarD, giving the protein MTPLRLGYLYGLGAYLLWGFFPLYLKLLRPAGPLEILAHRIVWSVLFVALLLAALRNIGFLRALLRRPWAVAGIVAAAALIAVNWGTYIYGVNSDRVVETALGYFINPLVVVLLGVTVLRERLRPAQWVALGIGASAVTVLTVDYGRLPWLALTLAFSFAGYGLVKKRLGLPAAEGLFVESAVLALPALGYLGWLTAKADLTFGHVSAGHTALLVLAGAATAIPLLLFAGAANRLPLSSLGMVQYLAPILQLGCGVLIFHEPMPPARLAGFALVWLALIVFTADAVRTSRRTRTRTPRHTPPPAAVDHGVVVPAQH; this is encoded by the coding sequence GTGACGCCACTCCGCCTGGGATACCTCTACGGCCTCGGCGCGTACCTGCTCTGGGGTTTCTTTCCGCTCTACCTGAAGTTGCTGCGACCCGCCGGCCCGCTGGAGATCCTGGCCCACCGGATCGTCTGGTCGGTGCTCTTCGTGGCCCTGCTGCTGGCGGCGCTGCGCAACATCGGCTTCCTGCGGGCGCTGCTGCGCCGCCCGTGGGCGGTGGCCGGGATCGTCGCCGCCGCCGCGCTGATCGCCGTCAACTGGGGCACCTACATCTACGGGGTCAACTCCGACCGGGTGGTGGAGACCGCGCTCGGCTACTTCATCAACCCGCTGGTCGTGGTGCTGCTCGGGGTGACGGTGCTGCGGGAGCGGCTCCGCCCGGCGCAGTGGGTGGCGCTGGGGATCGGCGCGTCGGCGGTCACGGTGCTCACCGTGGACTATGGCCGGCTGCCCTGGCTGGCGTTGACCCTGGCGTTCAGCTTCGCCGGTTACGGCCTGGTCAAGAAGCGGCTCGGGCTGCCGGCGGCCGAGGGGCTGTTCGTCGAGTCGGCGGTGCTGGCGTTGCCGGCTCTGGGCTACCTCGGCTGGCTGACGGCGAAGGCCGACCTGACCTTCGGGCACGTCTCGGCCGGACACACCGCGCTGCTGGTGCTGGCCGGCGCGGCCACGGCGATTCCGCTGCTGCTGTTCGCCGGGGCGGCCAACCGACTGCCCCTGAGCAGCCTCGGCATGGTCCAGTACCTGGCGCCGATCCTTCAGCTCGGCTGCGGTGTGTTGATCTTCCACGAGCCGATGCCGCCGGCCCGCCTGGCCGGTTTCGCGCTGGTCTGGCTGGCCCTGATCGTCTTCACCGCCGACGCCGTCCGCACCTCCCGCCGCACCCGAACCCGCACGCCCCGCCACACCCCACCCCCTGCTGCGGTCGATCATGGAGTTGTGGTGCCCGCCCAGCACTAG
- a CDS encoding GNAT family N-acetyltransferase produces the protein MFSLTSTDGYLLSTDPARIDLDLVHHWLSTDAYWALGRDRETTARAFAGSLPFGIYRPEDGRQVAVARVVTDRATFAWLCDVYVDRPARGRGLGGWLAGAVRDHLAELGVRRILLCTNDAHQVYAGVGFTPLEVPERWMQLDRRPPVTPITGKEQSSSTPLTVEA, from the coding sequence ATGTTCTCGCTGACCTCCACCGATGGCTACCTGCTCAGCACCGATCCGGCACGGATCGACCTCGACCTGGTACACCACTGGTTGTCCACCGACGCGTACTGGGCGCTCGGACGAGACCGGGAAACCACCGCGCGGGCGTTCGCCGGCTCACTGCCGTTCGGCATCTACCGGCCGGAGGACGGCCGGCAGGTGGCGGTGGCCCGGGTCGTCACCGACCGCGCCACCTTCGCCTGGCTCTGCGACGTGTACGTCGACCGTCCGGCCCGGGGTCGAGGGCTGGGCGGGTGGCTGGCCGGCGCGGTCCGCGACCACTTGGCCGAGCTGGGCGTACGCCGGATCCTGCTCTGCACCAACGACGCACACCAGGTGTACGCGGGGGTTGGCTTCACGCCGCTGGAGGTTCCGGAGCGGTGGATGCAGCTGGACCGCCGTCCCCCGGTGACGCCGATCACCGGAAAGGAACAAAGCAGCAGTACGCCCCTTACGGTGGAGGCGTGA
- a CDS encoding phage holin family protein, which produces MGFLKGLLIRLASTALAFWLATFLIPGISLESNSATETVTTLLLVAVIFGVVNAVLQPIIKTVGCGFYLLTLGLIALVVNGLLFLLTSWIADQAGLPFSVDGFWPAAVLGALFVSIVTWILGAVLDRD; this is translated from the coding sequence ATGGGTTTTCTGAAAGGTCTGCTGATTAGGCTGGCCAGCACCGCTCTGGCTTTCTGGCTGGCCACGTTCCTCATCCCGGGCATCTCCCTGGAATCGAACTCGGCCACCGAAACGGTGACCACGCTGCTGCTGGTGGCGGTGATCTTCGGCGTGGTCAACGCGGTCCTCCAGCCGATCATCAAGACCGTCGGCTGTGGCTTCTACCTGCTGACCCTGGGTCTCATCGCCCTGGTGGTGAACGGGTTGCTGTTCCTGCTCACCAGCTGGATCGCCGACCAGGCCGGGCTGCCGTTCTCGGTGGACGGTTTCTGGCCGGCGGCCGTACTCGGCGCCCTCTTCGTGAGCATCGTGACCTGGATCCTCGGCGCCGTCCTCGACCGGGACTGA
- the eccE gene encoding type VII secretion protein EccE yields the protein MCGSHVAACDGPPTGGRPSHPVPTGRGGTVPAITTGARAGQLVTAQVAATLVLVALGRPAPVVAVVVLVAVLLVVVAWVPVRGRWLFEWLGTAIGHLTRRRALAGPAGAADLLDLVAPGTVVRSTELTGGPAAVLEDTTGLVALLELGDPGDLLGDVSQPIPAPAALLPPAGPDQPPLVVQLLLAGAPAPVPSAGGTVGTSYRQLTDGRLAGRERAVVAVRVLRVNGWSEEDLRRVLAGTVRRILRRLEPLAARPLGVPAALRVLAELAHHEGDPVRESWPVIRSGTLVQATFRLIRWPGADSAPGRRLVPRLLALPATASTVSLCAGPSPTMPSGPSSTTGVPTELTVRLAAATTTELAAATEALIHVVTDLGGKLRRLDGGHLGGLAATLPLALTTPAAQPRPPASGARPGPAVDGGGLSLGDAGMLVGTNRHGRAVTVRLFRPENTRVLLVGGVRAAQLVALRALALGALVVVQTARPRAWEPFIRGVGAPGGTIPLLPPGRAVADGVGTALRPLLLIVDAGPVAADAAPGPPWRATLVVRDELTPADVDALSRADLALLQPLTAAEATLAGAALGLGGSAEWLTRIRQDMVAVVNRRALRWALLSPTPIEAQLIGPPTRG from the coding sequence ATGTGCGGCAGCCACGTCGCGGCGTGTGACGGGCCGCCGACGGGCGGCCGGCCGTCCCACCCGGTCCCCACTGGTCGAGGAGGCACGGTGCCGGCGATCACCACAGGCGCGCGAGCCGGCCAACTCGTCACCGCACAGGTCGCAGCGACGCTCGTCCTGGTCGCCCTCGGCCGACCCGCACCGGTCGTCGCGGTGGTCGTCCTGGTGGCCGTGCTGCTGGTCGTGGTCGCCTGGGTGCCCGTTCGCGGGCGGTGGCTCTTCGAGTGGCTCGGCACCGCCATCGGGCACCTCACCCGCCGGCGGGCGCTGGCCGGGCCGGCCGGAGCGGCCGACCTGCTCGACCTGGTCGCCCCGGGCACCGTTGTCCGCTCGACCGAGCTGACCGGCGGGCCGGCGGCCGTCCTGGAGGACACCACGGGCCTGGTCGCGCTCCTGGAACTCGGCGACCCGGGCGACCTGCTGGGCGACGTGTCCCAGCCGATCCCCGCCCCGGCCGCGTTGCTCCCTCCGGCCGGGCCGGACCAGCCCCCGCTCGTGGTCCAACTGCTGCTGGCCGGGGCGCCGGCACCGGTGCCGAGCGCCGGCGGCACGGTCGGCACGTCATACCGGCAGCTCACCGACGGCCGGCTCGCCGGGCGCGAACGGGCCGTCGTGGCGGTCCGGGTGCTGCGGGTGAACGGTTGGTCCGAGGAGGACCTGCGCCGCGTCCTCGCCGGCACGGTTCGCCGGATCCTCCGCCGACTCGAGCCGCTGGCCGCCCGGCCACTCGGGGTGCCTGCGGCGCTGCGCGTCCTGGCCGAGCTGGCCCACCACGAGGGCGATCCGGTCCGGGAGTCCTGGCCGGTGATCCGGTCCGGCACCCTGGTCCAGGCCACCTTCCGACTCATCCGGTGGCCCGGCGCGGACAGTGCGCCCGGACGCCGGCTGGTGCCCCGCCTGCTCGCGCTGCCGGCGACGGCCAGCACGGTGTCGCTGTGCGCAGGGCCGTCGCCGACGATGCCGTCCGGCCCATCGTCGACCACCGGAGTCCCGACCGAGCTGACCGTACGTCTGGCCGCCGCTACGACGACCGAGCTGGCGGCGGCCACCGAGGCGCTGATCCACGTGGTGACCGACCTGGGCGGAAAGCTGCGCCGGCTCGACGGCGGCCACCTGGGCGGGCTGGCCGCCACGCTGCCGTTGGCGCTGACGACACCCGCGGCGCAGCCCCGCCCACCGGCGTCCGGGGCGCGACCAGGCCCAGCGGTGGACGGGGGAGGGCTCTCGCTGGGCGACGCGGGGATGCTGGTCGGTACCAACCGACACGGTCGGGCCGTCACCGTGCGCCTGTTCCGGCCGGAGAACACCCGCGTGCTCCTGGTCGGCGGGGTACGCGCAGCCCAACTGGTGGCCCTGCGCGCGTTGGCGCTCGGTGCCCTGGTGGTGGTGCAGACCGCCCGGCCACGCGCCTGGGAGCCGTTCATCCGGGGGGTTGGCGCACCGGGCGGCACGATTCCGTTGCTCCCGCCCGGCCGGGCGGTCGCCGACGGTGTGGGCACCGCGCTGCGTCCGCTGCTGCTGATCGTCGACGCCGGGCCGGTGGCGGCCGATGCCGCGCCGGGCCCGCCGTGGCGGGCCACCCTGGTGGTACGCGACGAGCTGACCCCGGCCGATGTGGACGCGTTGAGCCGGGCCGACCTGGCGTTGCTCCAACCGCTGACGGCCGCCGAGGCCACTCTGGCCGGTGCCGCGCTGGGGCTGGGCGGGTCGGCCGAGTGGTTGACCCGGATCCGGCAGGACATGGTGGCCGTGGTCAACCGTCGGGCGCTGCGCTGGGCGCTGCTCTCCCCGACGCCGATCGAGGCGCAGCTGATCGGGCCGCCGACGCGCGGCTGA
- a CDS encoding WXG100 family type VII secretion target encodes MSQTKAEAAVMQQTAAKFEQVDQSLQSMLTGLLAELEVLQQAWRGAGGRSFEQVKQQWSQDQAALHRALRETAGAIRTAGRQYDVSDDEVASRVAGTNRGGIQLPL; translated from the coding sequence GTGTCCCAGACCAAGGCAGAAGCTGCGGTGATGCAGCAGACCGCCGCGAAGTTCGAGCAGGTGGACCAGTCGTTGCAGTCCATGCTGACCGGCCTGCTGGCCGAGCTGGAGGTGTTGCAGCAGGCCTGGCGTGGCGCTGGTGGCCGATCGTTCGAGCAGGTCAAGCAGCAGTGGTCACAGGACCAGGCGGCGCTGCACCGAGCGCTGCGCGAGACCGCCGGCGCGATCCGCACCGCCGGCCGGCAGTACGACGTGTCCGACGACGAGGTGGCCAGCCGGGTGGCCGGCACGAACCGCGGCGGCATCCAACTGCCGCTCTGA